In one Desulfobacterales bacterium genomic region, the following are encoded:
- a CDS encoding ATP synthase subunit I, with amino-acid sequence MIIQNRLVKFITYTNWILFFAACAVGYGFAPPSFARGILFGGLIVTINFHLLARTLKSALTPPHLAPVRVVIGKYYIRFIISGFIIFLLMAWHIVDPLGLIIGLSVVVVSIIIATVLELKKLILKEAL; translated from the coding sequence TTGATTATACAGAATCGGTTGGTGAAATTCATCACATACACAAACTGGATTCTTTTTTTTGCTGCCTGTGCCGTCGGATACGGGTTTGCTCCCCCGTCTTTTGCCAGGGGAATTTTATTTGGGGGGCTTATCGTAACAATAAATTTTCATCTGCTTGCGAGAACATTGAAATCGGCGCTGACGCCCCCTCATCTGGCGCCTGTCAGGGTAGTGATCGGCAAATATTATATTCGTTTTATCATAAGCGGATTTATCATATTTCTGCTTATGGCGTGGCATATTGTTGATCCCCTTGGTCTCATAATCGGGCTTTCGGTTGTCGTGGTCAGTATTATCATTGCAACCGTACTGGAATTAAAAAAACTCATATTAAAGGAGGCATTGTAA
- the atpB gene encoding F0F1 ATP synthase subunit A has product MEHPYLFLVKFFELIGLGHFVHSNVHVVYSWVVMILIIGFGYVAAKGASLIPSKGQNVLEVLVSGLEDFMVDVTGEEGRWFFPIIATIFIYIFVCNLIGMVPGFFPPTADLNTTLSMALPVFVFTHVIGVKYHGAKYVKHFLGPVWWMTPLIFPIELIGHFARVLSLSFRLFGNMMGHELVLGILFALAGVFFAPLPIMALGVFVALVQAFVFFLLAILYFSGAMEHAH; this is encoded by the coding sequence GTGGAACATCCCTATCTGTTTTTAGTCAAATTTTTTGAGTTAATCGGGCTGGGGCATTTTGTCCATAGCAATGTCCATGTCGTTTACTCATGGGTGGTTATGATCCTTATTATTGGCTTCGGTTACGTTGCCGCCAAAGGAGCAAGCTTAATACCTTCGAAAGGGCAGAATGTATTAGAGGTTCTGGTATCAGGGCTCGAAGACTTCATGGTCGATGTTACCGGGGAAGAAGGACGTTGGTTTTTCCCGATCATCGCTACGATTTTTATCTATATTTTTGTCTGTAACCTGATAGGTATGGTTCCGGGATTTTTCCCCCCCACCGCCGACCTGAACACAACGCTGTCAATGGCCCTTCCTGTTTTTGTGTTTACCCATGTTATCGGCGTAAAATATCATGGGGCCAAATACGTGAAACATTTCTTAGGACCCGTCTGGTGGATGACTCCCCTTATATTTCCCATCGAACTTATCGGTCATTTTGCACGGGTGCTTTCACTCTCCTTCCGTCTTTTCGGAAATATGATGGGCCATGAACTGGTTCTGGGAATTTTATTCGCGCTGGCAGGTGTTTTTTTTGCACCGCTGCCGATCATGGCACTGGGTGTGTTTGTCGCACTGGTACAGGCCT
- a CDS encoding AtpZ/AtpI family protein has product MKRKNRRYLKDIAYFSSLGLSIALSIFIGLGIGVYLDKKFDTSPWLTLIFLILGIIAGFRNIAIAIRKSRDF; this is encoded by the coding sequence ATGAAACGAAAAAACAGGCGCTATCTGAAAGATATCGCATATTTCAGTAGTCTTGGATTATCAATAGCGCTTTCAATCTTTATTGGACTGGGCATCGGGGTCTACCTGGACAAAAAATTTGATACGAGTCCATGGCTGACGCTGATTTTTCTGATTCTGGGTATTATCGCAGGGTTCAGGAATATCGCCATTGCGATCAGGAAAAGCAGAGACTTCTAG